The DNA window TCCAACTGAGGGATAGTCGAAAGTTATTTCTTGCGGAGTTAGCCCACCCGGCGCAGTTGCGCAGACCACTCCATTTCTCATGCGCACATCAGCACCCATCTTGACTAGGCCTTGAAGATGAAGATCTACGGGCCTTGCTCCAATTGCATCACCACCCGGCAAAGTCACTTGCGCCTTGCCAACCCTTGCTAAAAGCGGCCCCAAAATCCAAAAAGATGCTCGCAGAGATTTTACAAGGCCATATGCCGCTTCAGCAGTTTCGATATTATAATTCTCGATACTAACTCTTCCGTTCCTAAACTCGACATTGGCACCAAGGCTCTGCAATAACCTAAGCGTTACATTAATATCTTCTAAATCCGGAACATTGGCGAGTACGCATTTTTGGCTGGTAAGCAGAGTAGAAATTAACAATGGAAGCGCCGCATTCTTTGCTCCAGCTACGCCTACCTCTCCAAATAAACGATTTTGCCCTACTATGGATAAATACTCTGACACAAACGCTCTCTCTAGCTTATGAGAAAAACTCTCTTCTCACCTCCACGGCCCTGGGAATCCCGCAAAAATCAAGATGTATCCGAAACGCCTCGAGTCCATTGCGAACGAGCGAAGATTCTACCGCAAACCTTTGGCCAAAGCCAATTTCAAGGACAAAAATACTATTTTTTCCTATCCTTTGAACTAGTTCTTCTATCAATTTATTAATTACATCAAGGCCTTGCGCTCCTCCGCGAAGTGCCACTTTTGGCTCGAACTCGCCGACATCTGGTAGCAAGACCTCATTATCTGGCACATAGGGTGGATTGCTAAGAATTATTTCTAAAAAAGTTTCCCGCTCTAGCAAGTTGCTTGGGACGTCGGCCAAAATATCCGATTGAATAAAGTTCACATGCTCGTCTAACCCCAGCGCTATTGCGTTTGTCTTTGCTATCTCTAGCGCAGCCGGACAAATGTCAATTGCAATACTCTCTCCGCGCAATAAATAATCATCTCCGAACCTCTCTCTTAACGCCCAAAGAAGGGACAGAACAATCGCGCCACTGCCAGTTCCAACGTCAATGATGCGAAAAGATGGCGTATTAATATCAAAATTCTTTAGAGCAACCTCCACCAAGAGTTCCGTCTCGGGTCGAGGAATTAAAACGTTTCGATTGACCAAAAATTCTAGCGAACGAAACTCCGCCTTTCCAAACATGTATTCAAGCGGCTC is part of the Deltaproteobacteria bacterium genome and encodes:
- the prmC gene encoding peptide chain release factor N(5)-glutamine methyltransferase; the encoded protein is MATIGELRRLGRKHLEHLPERLQVSPSNIWRDVDALLAHVLQCSTASLVAWSEKIVDLKHEAEFLRLVSRRELCEPLEYMFGKAEFRSLEFLVNRNVLIPRPETELLVEVALKNFDINTPSFRIIDVGTGSGAIVLSLLWALRERFGDDYLLRGESIAIDICPAALEIAKTNAIALGLDEHVNFIQSDILADVPSNLLERETFLEIILSNPPYVPDNEVLLPDVGEFEPKVALRGGAQGLDVINKLIEELVQRIGKNSIFVLEIGFGQRFAVESSLVRNGLEAFRIHLDFCGIPRAVEVRREFFS